In Finegoldia magna ATCC 53516, a genomic segment contains:
- a CDS encoding pseudouridine synthase, translated as MRINKFIAQSGYCSRRKADELIKNSKVCVNGTILLDLSYQVNDSDIVEVEGKKISKKEEKIYIAINKPIGYTSTVKDKFADKKVVDLIKFKTRVYPVGRLDKDSHGLLILTNDGELTYELTHPKFEHKKVYEVLVKGRPTKDKIQELKNGIVLDGYKLKKSSIEFIANVKDNTKYMVTIYEGRNRQIRKMFDYINHPVLDLKRVQIGYYKMEDNLKSGEYVLLKNEDLDLIRGKYDRSKTCK; from the coding sequence ATGAGAATAAATAAGTTCATCGCGCAAAGTGGATATTGTTCTAGAAGAAAGGCCGATGAACTAATCAAAAACTCAAAAGTTTGTGTCAATGGGACAATACTTCTAGATTTATCATATCAAGTAAATGATAGTGATATTGTTGAAGTAGAAGGCAAGAAAATTAGCAAAAAAGAAGAAAAAATATATATTGCTATAAACAAACCTATCGGATATACCTCTACAGTTAAAGATAAATTCGCTGATAAAAAAGTTGTGGATTTAATTAAATTTAAGACTAGGGTTTATCCAGTTGGTCGTTTGGATAAGGATTCTCATGGATTATTAATTTTAACGAATGATGGTGAGTTAACCTATGAGCTAACTCATCCTAAATTTGAGCATAAAAAAGTTTATGAGGTTTTAGTCAAAGGGAGACCAACTAAAGATAAAATACAGGAATTAAAAAATGGAATAGTCTTAGACGGCTATAAATTAAAAAAATCAAGTATAGAATTTATTGCAAATGTAAAAGATAATACAAAGTATATGGTAACTATTTATGAAGGCAGAAACAGACAAATCAGAAAAATGTTTGATTATATAAATCATCCGGTTTTGGATTTAAAAAGAGTTCAAATTGGTTATTACAAAATGGAAGATAATTTAAAAAGTGGAGAATACGTACTGTTAAAAAATGAAGATTTGGATTTAATAAGAGGTAAATATGATAGAAGTAAGACTTGCAAATAA
- a CDS encoding NUDIX hydrolase yields the protein MDYEEKTIKSEMIYEGRILNLRLDTVELPNRKYSKREIVEHANAVCIIAVKDNKLFFVSQYRKAIDQQLMELPAGLIEHNETPKDAAIREMREEIGYNCKNLTYLFDAYSSPGFSDEKVSFFLAEELFKDELEADDDEFLNIELIEQEKLIQMIEDGAIIDGKTIMGILYFLRNVNKC from the coding sequence ATGGATTATGAAGAAAAAACTATAAAGAGTGAAATGATATATGAGGGAAGAATTTTAAACCTTAGATTAGATACTGTTGAACTTCCTAATAGGAAATACTCTAAAAGAGAAATTGTAGAACACGCAAATGCTGTGTGTATAATCGCGGTAAAAGATAATAAATTATTTTTTGTTAGTCAATATAGAAAAGCTATAGACCAACAATTAATGGAATTACCAGCAGGGTTAATTGAACACAATGAAACACCAAAAGACGCGGCGATAAGAGAAATGAGAGAAGAAATAGGTTATAATTGCAAGAATTTAACTTATCTGTTCGACGCTTATTCTTCTCCAGGTTTTAGTGATGAAAAAGTAAGTTTCTTTTTGGCTGAAGAATTATTCAAAGACGAACTAGAAGCTGATGACGATGAATTTTTAAATATAGAACTTATAGAACAGGAAAAATTAATCCAAATGATAGAAGACGGAGCTATTATAGATGGTAAAACAATTATGGGAATTCTATATTTTTTAAGGAATGTGAATAAATGTTAG
- a CDS encoding Asp23/Gls24 family envelope stress response protein, translating to MDNKFNNGSVKISNDIISLIAAEACMEVEGVKAIMTPQSEKVNIQKGAQKSVIIEILDNAVNVRAHIEVDSDYNIKDVCYKVQKKIKENIGMMTGLVVINVDVVCEKISI from the coding sequence ATGGATAATAAATTTAATAATGGATCTGTAAAGATCTCTAATGACATAATTTCCCTTATTGCAGCAGAAGCTTGCATGGAAGTTGAAGGTGTAAAAGCTATTATGACACCACAATCAGAAAAAGTAAATATACAAAAAGGAGCTCAAAAATCAGTAATCATTGAAATTCTTGACAACGCTGTAAATGTAAGAGCCCATATTGAAGTAGATTCTGATTATAACATCAAGGATGTATGCTATAAGGTGCAAAAGAAAATAAAAGAAAATATCGGCATGATGACTGGGTTAGTTGTCATAAATGTAGATGTTGTTTGTGAGAAAATAAGTATTTAA
- the scpB gene encoding SMC-Scp complex subunit ScpB produces the protein MEDKIIRNKIESLLFLWGEPLDISSISEAINLGKKETRNMLDDLIKEYEYRNTSLEIRCINDSYQIQTKKEYYEFLKEIFVKNKNTRLTNTTMEVLSIIAYKQPITRIEIDEIRGVKSSSSIDTLTKKNLIKEVGRLDKIGKPILYGTTDEFLYYFNINSLEDLPKLNEIEKLIKEKENENK, from the coding sequence ATGGAAGATAAAATTATTCGAAATAAAATTGAATCTTTACTTTTCTTATGGGGTGAACCATTAGATATTTCTTCAATATCTGAAGCCATAAACCTTGGCAAAAAAGAAACTAGAAATATGCTCGATGATTTAATTAAAGAATACGAATATAGAAACACTTCTCTGGAAATCAGATGCATCAACGATAGCTACCAAATTCAAACGAAAAAAGAATACTACGAATTTTTAAAAGAAATTTTTGTGAAAAATAAAAACACAAGATTAACTAATACCACAATGGAAGTTTTATCGATTATAGCTTACAAACAACCTATAACCAGAATTGAAATAGATGAAATAAGAGGAGTAAAATCTAGTTCATCAATTGACACTTTAACCAAAAAAAATCTAATAAAAGAAGTCGGAAGACTTGATAAAATAGGGAAACCTATATTATATGGTACTACGGATGAGTTTTTGTATTATTTCAATATTAATTCTTTGGAAGATCTTCCCAAATTAAACGAAATAGAAAAACTTATTAAGGAAAAAGAAAATGAGAATAAATAA
- a CDS encoding polyprenyl synthetase family protein, translating into MNSQEIINLINTSLKELKFSDDKIGEAMRYTIVDDSAKRLRPLLFLLTYQMFNESITESLNYALAIELIHNYSLVHDDLECMDNDEYRRGKLTVHKKYGEDIAVLVGDALLNYSFEVLSESIKNEFDAKCANYIVKKSGCFGMIKGQLLDIDSEISEKNIIEIYDKKTCNLLKASTVSAGILSRVGDNTLLKLEDYAFNLGMAFQIIDDIMDYENDLKINKNTYVTILGKEKGIDDANKYSQRAIECIKDIDNSQPLIELTNKLLGRKY; encoded by the coding sequence ATGAATAGCCAGGAAATTATAAATTTAATAAATACTTCATTAAAAGAATTAAAATTTTCAGATGATAAAATTGGCGAAGCTATGCGATACACAATTGTTGACGATAGTGCAAAAAGATTAAGGCCACTTTTGTTTTTGTTAACTTATCAAATGTTTAATGAATCAATAACTGAATCTTTAAATTACGCTCTTGCTATAGAATTGATTCACAATTATTCATTGGTGCATGATGATTTAGAATGTATGGATAATGACGAATATAGAAGAGGAAAGTTAACAGTGCATAAAAAATATGGAGAAGATATAGCGGTTTTAGTAGGGGATGCACTTTTAAATTATTCTTTTGAAGTACTATCTGAGTCAATTAAAAATGAATTTGACGCAAAGTGTGCAAATTATATCGTAAAGAAATCAGGTTGTTTTGGCATGATAAAAGGTCAACTTTTGGATATTGACAGTGAGATTTCTGAAAAAAATATTATTGAAATTTATGATAAAAAAACATGTAATTTACTTAAAGCATCTACTGTATCTGCTGGAATTTTAAGTAGGGTTGGCGATAATACATTATTAAAACTAGAAGATTATGCTTTTAATCTAGGAATGGCGTTTCAAATAATTGATGACATTATGGATTATGAGAATGATTTAAAAATTAACAAAAACACATATGTCACTATTTTGGGAAAAGAAAAAGGCATTGATGATGCAAATAAGTATTCTCAAAGAGCTATAGAATGCATTAAAGATATAGACAATTCACAACCTTTAATTGAACTTACAAATAAATTGTTGGGCAGGAAATATTGA
- the xseB gene encoding exodeoxyribonuclease VII small subunit, with translation MNEYREYDEGLKRLSDIVEKLEDRELSLEENIKLYEEGMKLHKRLSSILKEQEGKMTLIKDNKEEDFQINMLLSDDNE, from the coding sequence ATGAATGAATATAGAGAATATGACGAAGGATTAAAAAGACTAAGTGACATCGTTGAAAAGTTGGAAGACAGAGAGCTAAGTCTTGAAGAAAATATAAAATTATACGAAGAAGGTATGAAGCTTCACAAGAGATTAAGTTCTATTTTGAAAGAACAAGAAGGCAAAATGACTTTGATCAAAGATAACAAAGAAGAAGATTTTCAAATAAACATGCTTTTAAGTGATGATAATGAATAG
- the nusB gene encoding transcription antitermination factor NusB, with protein MSRRQSRKSAMQLIYEMNMNGDYDKQRIEEFCKYQNINKNDIEFFKEIVLNFIEHIDDIVNIIENNTKQWNLDRINKLDLSILQVGVCEILYVESTPDSVAINEAVELAKEYSTEKSYSFINGILGSVLKRKENASL; from the coding sequence ATGTCAAGAAGACAATCTAGAAAAAGCGCAATGCAATTAATCTATGAAATGAATATGAACGGAGATTATGATAAACAAAGAATTGAAGAATTTTGCAAATATCAGAATATTAATAAAAATGATATCGAATTTTTCAAAGAAATAGTATTAAATTTTATTGAACATATTGATGACATAGTAAATATCATAGAAAATAACACAAAACAATGGAACTTGGACAGAATTAACAAACTAGATTTATCGATTTTACAAGTTGGTGTTTGCGAAATTCTATACGTGGAAAGCACTCCAGATAGTGTTGCTATTAATGAAGCCGTTGAATTAGCGAAAGAATATTCTACAGAAAAATCATACAGTTTTATCAACGGCATATTAGGCTCTGTATTAAAGAGAAAAGAAAATGCAAGTTTATAG
- a CDS encoding site-2 protease family protein yields the protein MLETINHYIIIIFVLLPTIVLHELAHGYVAYWMGDNTAKNMGRLSFNPIDHIDPLGAISLILFKFGWAKPVPINSYNFRKRHLGMFLVSIAGVTVNLILGLIFSFLYVKFSHVNPVVSEILSLFIVYNVYFAVFNLIPVPPLDGSKVVTAFFPGKFLDFMAKYEKYTYFILLILIFSGVLGKVLTPITSFIIDKFLRLAITL from the coding sequence ATGTTAGAAACGATAAATCATTACATTATAATTATATTTGTATTGCTACCAACAATTGTTCTTCATGAACTCGCTCACGGTTATGTTGCATATTGGATGGGCGATAATACGGCAAAGAATATGGGAAGATTAAGCTTCAATCCTATTGATCATATTGATCCATTAGGTGCAATTAGTTTGATTTTATTTAAGTTTGGTTGGGCAAAGCCGGTTCCAATTAATTCATACAATTTTAGAAAAAGACATTTAGGAATGTTCTTGGTTTCAATTGCTGGAGTTACAGTAAATTTAATTTTAGGACTAATATTTTCGTTTTTATATGTTAAATTTTCTCATGTAAATCCTGTAGTTTCAGAAATTTTGAGTCTATTTATTGTGTATAACGTATATTTCGCTGTATTTAACTTAATTCCTGTTCCACCTTTAGATGGTTCCAAGGTTGTAACTGCATTTTTTCCAGGAAAATTTTTAGATTTTATGGCAAAATATGAAAAATACACTTATTTTATATTGCTTATATTAATATTTTCAGGTGTATTAGGTAAAGTTTTAACACCTATAACATCATTTATAATAGATAAATTTTTAAGGTTAGCAATTACACTATGA
- the xseA gene encoding exodeoxyribonuclease VII large subunit — translation MQVYSVKEISDYIQNTLKKDPILSNVWVEGEISNFNKNISGHVYFRLKDEKALISCMIFKTMSLAKTINLKDGDKVQLRGSITTYQGSSTYQLLVKECKKSGTGDLFQKYLELKEKLEQEGYFSESTKKSITKYPKSIGVITSSTGAAVNDICRTIKRRYPICDILIYHCVVQGEQSAESIIKGIKYMDEQNLDTIIVGRGGGSFEDLNSYNDENLLKTIYNAKTPIISAVGHENDFMLSDFVADLRASTPTAAAELATADFDELKYFLQESYAKINRILIRRFEDENQELEYYAKQLEFLGPKNIIKEHMDNLQFLKDNLKKAYRKNLQDKYNEELNIYHKLSLLKPDKLLSLEIEKLNKIRITMIKNLISNINYKELILDSYKNNLLHLNPSTILEKGYAKVLKNNKSISSVDDVMENENIILIMKDGKLDTTVQNKEKFNE, via the coding sequence ATGCAAGTTTATAGCGTTAAAGAGATCTCTGATTATATTCAAAACACTTTGAAGAAGGATCCAATTCTATCAAACGTGTGGGTTGAAGGTGAGATTTCAAATTTTAATAAAAATATTTCAGGACATGTGTATTTTAGATTAAAAGATGAAAAAGCTTTGATTTCTTGCATGATTTTCAAAACAATGTCTCTGGCAAAAACTATTAACTTAAAAGATGGAGACAAAGTTCAACTAAGAGGAAGCATAACAACATATCAAGGATCAAGCACTTATCAACTTCTTGTAAAAGAATGTAAAAAATCAGGGACTGGAGATCTTTTTCAAAAGTATTTAGAGTTAAAAGAAAAGCTTGAACAAGAGGGTTATTTTTCAGAATCAACAAAAAAATCTATAACCAAATATCCTAAATCTATAGGGGTAATTACTTCTTCTACGGGAGCTGCCGTGAACGATATATGCAGAACAATCAAGAGAAGATATCCTATTTGTGATATTTTAATATATCATTGTGTTGTTCAAGGTGAACAATCTGCAGAATCTATTATCAAAGGTATTAAATATATGGATGAGCAAAATCTTGATACTATTATAGTAGGAAGAGGCGGCGGAAGTTTTGAGGATCTAAATTCATATAATGATGAAAATCTTTTAAAAACTATTTACAATGCAAAAACTCCTATAATTAGTGCAGTTGGTCATGAAAATGACTTCATGCTTTCTGATTTTGTAGCAGATTTAAGAGCGTCTACTCCAACAGCTGCCGCTGAGCTTGCCACTGCTGATTTTGATGAACTAAAGTACTTTTTACAAGAAAGTTACGCTAAAATTAATAGAATTTTGATAAGAAGATTTGAAGATGAAAATCAAGAATTAGAGTATTATGCTAAGCAATTGGAATTTTTAGGTCCAAAAAATATTATTAAAGAACATATGGATAATCTTCAATTTTTGAAGGATAACTTAAAAAAAGCTTATAGGAAGAATTTACAAGATAAATACAATGAAGAATTAAATATTTATCACAAATTAAGTTTATTGAAACCAGATAAGTTATTATCTTTAGAAATAGAAAAACTAAATAAAATTCGAATAACAATGATTAAGAATTTGATCTCAAATATTAATTACAAAGAATTGATTTTAGATTCATATAAAAATAACCTATTGCATTTGAATCCAAGCACAATTTTAGAGAAGGGATATGCAAAAGTATTAAAGAATAATAAGAGTATTTCTTCTGTTGATGATGTTATGGAAAATGAAAATATTATCTTAATTATGAAAGATGGTAAACTTGATACAACCGTTCAAAACAAGGAGAAATTCAATGAATGA
- a CDS encoding tRNA (mnm(5)s(2)U34)-methyltransferase: MIYNNTKTLVESLMKEKVSTSKICLDMTFGNGNDSYKMLSINENIEVYGFDVQKSCIDNARKIDNLKVINDSHLNFEKYTNEKIDFAVFNLGYLPGGDKNITTDYDTVIKALDKLLKVLNIEGQIVITFYPGHKPGFEESINIIEFLKKLNQKEFNVIRYDFINQINNPPFVCLIERIK; the protein is encoded by the coding sequence ATGATTTATAATAACACGAAAACATTAGTCGAATCATTGATGAAAGAAAAAGTGTCGACTTCAAAAATTTGTTTAGATATGACATTTGGAAACGGGAATGATTCATATAAAATGCTTTCTATAAACGAAAATATAGAAGTTTATGGATTTGATGTTCAAAAAAGTTGTATCGATAATGCTAGAAAAATTGATAATTTAAAAGTTATTAATGATTCTCATTTAAATTTTGAAAAATATACTAATGAAAAAATTGATTTTGCAGTGTTTAATTTAGGATACCTTCCAGGTGGAGATAAAAATATTACAACTGATTATGACACTGTAATTAAAGCTTTAGATAAACTTTTGAAAGTACTTAACATAGAAGGTCAAATTGTAATTACTTTTTATCCTGGACATAAGCCAGGATTTGAAGAGAGCATAAACATAATTGAATTCCTAAAAAAATTAAACCAAAAAGAATTCAACGTTATTAGATACGATTTTATAAATCAAATAAACAATCCCCCTTTTGTTTGCTTAATTGAAAGGATTAAATAA
- a CDS encoding segregation and condensation protein A, with the protein MSLIIETEEFNGPMDLLLNLVEKEKIDIENVDLAKITNKFIEEVENLKNHSTKDLTDFIYLASTLLYIKSKKLLPKNDFDEDDQIDEDLIKQRLIEYKKFKEISKQLIELENISSKHFRKIQEDLSAYQSEKENLIVPDVNLLSETLLEILNREDNRIVIEETEIIEAEEYKIEDCIEDILWKVEKNRTYSFSSFLSKKSNRNEVISVFLALLELLKSNILKVVKNEDNMEILMR; encoded by the coding sequence ATGAGTTTAATTATTGAAACTGAAGAATTCAACGGTCCAATGGATCTTTTATTAAACTTGGTTGAAAAAGAAAAAATTGATATAGAAAATGTTGATTTAGCGAAAATTACAAATAAATTCATTGAAGAAGTTGAGAATTTGAAAAATCACTCTACTAAAGATTTGACTGATTTCATTTACTTAGCTTCTACTTTGTTATATATAAAATCAAAAAAATTATTGCCAAAAAATGATTTTGATGAAGATGATCAAATAGATGAAGATTTGATTAAACAACGATTAATAGAATATAAAAAATTTAAAGAAATTTCTAAACAATTGATTGAATTAGAGAACATCTCTTCGAAGCATTTTAGGAAAATTCAAGAGGATTTGTCGGCTTACCAATCCGAAAAAGAAAATTTGATTGTTCCAGATGTTAATTTATTATCTGAAACTTTGTTAGAAATATTAAATAGAGAAGATAATAGAATTGTAATTGAAGAAACAGAAATTATTGAAGCAGAAGAATATAAGATTGAAGATTGTATTGAAGATATATTGTGGAAGGTAGAAAAAAATAGAACATATAGTTTTTCATCTTTTTTATCAAAAAAGAGCAATAGAAATGAAGTTATATCTGTTTTTCTAGCTTTACTAGAATTATTAAAATCAAACATATTAAAAGTTGTAAAAAATGAGGATAATATGGAAATATTAATGAGGTAA
- a CDS encoding TlyA family RNA methyltransferase, translating to MRIDLYLCENNFASSRTKAKSLIENELVYYKGNLVKKPSLEINSDEVEVKEHTEYVGRGALKLLKAFEVFNIGKHDLCLDIGSSTGGFTQVLLKNNAKEVYAIDVGDNQMVDELRHDSRVKLFENTNFRNINVDEYPKFDLIVCDVSFISLKMIIPNAAKMLKNNGEMIFLIKPQFELKSKNHIINNKKEHLSIINDINNYLNDEGLYISEMTHSPIKGKSGNIEYLIHITTLDNKNIKFKDVVETAFNKLR from the coding sequence ATGAGAATCGACTTATATTTGTGTGAAAACAACTTCGCATCTTCTAGAACAAAAGCAAAATCTCTGATTGAGAATGAATTGGTTTATTATAAGGGCAACTTAGTAAAGAAACCATCACTTGAGATAAATTCTGATGAAGTTGAAGTAAAAGAACACACTGAATATGTTGGAAGGGGAGCTCTGAAGCTTTTAAAAGCTTTTGAGGTATTTAATATAGGTAAGCATGATTTGTGCTTAGATATAGGCTCATCTACTGGTGGATTTACTCAGGTTTTATTAAAAAACAATGCAAAGGAAGTTTATGCTATTGATGTTGGCGATAATCAAATGGTTGACGAACTTAGACATGATAGCAGGGTTAAATTATTCGAAAATACAAATTTTCGAAATATTAATGTAGATGAGTATCCGAAATTTGATTTGATAGTATGCGATGTATCTTTTATATCATTGAAAATGATTATTCCAAATGCCGCTAAAATGCTAAAAAATAATGGCGAAATGATATTTTTGATAAAGCCACAGTTTGAATTAAAATCAAAAAATCATATAATTAATAATAAAAAGGAACATTTATCTATAATAAATGATATTAATAATTATCTAAATGATGAAGGATTGTATATTTCTGAGATGACACATAGTCCAATAAAAGGTAAGAGTGGAAATATAGAGTATTTAATCCATATTACAACTTTAGATAATAAAAATATAAAATTCAAAGATGTTGTGGAGACAGCATTTAATAAATTGAGGTAG
- a CDS encoding arginine repressor — translation MKKYTRQRLILDLIEENEIRTQEELSDYLEAHGVRATQATISRDIKELRISKVQTREGEYHYAIIDTVHDSLNERLDKIFRSAVLTIKHNEDMVIIKTISHTATVCGMAITNAKLDNIAGILTGNDTIYITVEDKSGLEKLVSEIKSIIR, via the coding sequence ATGAAAAAATATACAAGACAAAGATTAATTCTAGACTTAATAGAAGAAAATGAAATAAGAACTCAGGAAGAACTTTCTGATTATTTAGAAGCTCATGGAGTTAGAGCTACACAAGCTACTATTTCTAGAGATATAAAAGAATTAAGAATATCAAAAGTCCAAACTAGAGAAGGCGAATATCATTATGCAATAATTGACACTGTACATGATTCATTAAACGAAAGATTAGATAAGATTTTCAGATCTGCAGTGTTGACTATCAAGCATAATGAAGATATGGTAATTATCAAAACAATATCTCACACTGCAACAGTATGTGGTATGGCAATTACAAACGCTAAATTAGATAATATAGCAGGAATTCTAACAGGTAACGACACTATTTATATAACTGTTGAAGATAAGTCTGGATTGGAAAAATTAGTTTCAGAAATCAAATCAATCATCAGGTAA
- the recN gene encoding DNA repair protein RecN has translation MLNSLYIENFAIIDKINVDFTDGLNIITGETGSGKSILIEAFELLLGQRFNKSFIRDSSKKTIVEATFTITDNSKIKFLEDMGYDVEDGVIIISRIVDTNLKSINKLNNRSITLSTLNELMSKFVDIHGQNGTQSLLNKDFYLDLIDSFDKEETFKIKTELREILNHIAEYKKAYKSFNISNEEKDRQLDIINYQIEEISQIDLENLDEEELENEYNKLSNVNLIKNNIGEILNMYSDENYNEQDINTMFNIVLSKMDSICEFDNEVNSFKQDLDKIYYEMDDLFLRISSYSSSIYQDEFKLNDLENKIAIITNLKRKYGKSIDDIISFRQNLERRLKELNEITENKRKFKELIDLEKKKGLELSDRLHKIRKEIVSKLEKLIVQNLKDLNMKHADFQVEFEKISDFNEKGYDSLDFLIKTNLGQELKPMASIASGGEISRIMLGFKSVISDFEDINTLIFDEIDTGISGRTALVVGEKLIDLSKDKQVISISHLPQIASLSDNHILIEKIDCNNETKSILKVLTPEEKVNEISRLIGGINITETTIEQAKLMINQANELKNDRR, from the coding sequence ATGTTAAATTCTCTTTATATAGAAAATTTTGCGATAATTGATAAAATCAATGTCGATTTTACAGATGGACTTAATATCATAACTGGTGAAACTGGTTCAGGAAAATCAATTTTGATAGAAGCTTTTGAACTTCTTCTAGGACAAAGATTTAACAAAAGTTTTATTAGAGATTCTTCAAAAAAAACTATTGTTGAAGCGACATTTACAATAACTGATAATTCTAAAATTAAATTTTTAGAAGACATGGGATACGATGTTGAAGATGGAGTAATAATAATTTCAAGAATTGTAGATACTAATTTAAAAAGCATAAATAAATTAAACAATAGATCAATCACGCTTAGCACACTAAATGAATTAATGAGTAAATTTGTTGACATTCATGGACAAAATGGAACTCAATCACTATTGAATAAGGATTTTTATTTAGATTTAATTGATTCATTTGATAAGGAAGAAACTTTTAAAATCAAAACTGAGTTAAGAGAAATTCTTAATCATATTGCAGAATACAAAAAAGCGTATAAGAGTTTTAATATTTCGAATGAAGAAAAGGATAGACAACTCGATATAATAAATTATCAAATTGAAGAAATATCACAAATAGATCTTGAGAACTTAGATGAAGAAGAACTTGAAAATGAGTATAATAAACTATCTAATGTTAATTTGATTAAAAATAATATCGGTGAAATATTAAACATGTATTCAGATGAAAACTACAATGAACAAGATATCAACACTATGTTTAATATTGTTTTAAGCAAAATGGACTCAATCTGTGAGTTTGATAATGAAGTGAATTCTTTTAAGCAAGATTTGGATAAGATTTATTACGAGATGGACGACTTGTTCTTAAGGATTAGTTCATATTCATCAAGCATCTATCAAGATGAGTTCAAATTAAATGATTTAGAAAATAAGATAGCAATAATTACAAATTTAAAGAGAAAATACGGTAAATCTATTGATGATATAATTTCATTTAGACAAAATTTGGAACGTAGACTTAAAGAACTGAATGAAATTACAGAAAATAAAAGAAAATTCAAGGAATTAATTGATTTAGAAAAGAAGAAAGGGCTTGAATTATCAGATAGACTTCATAAAATTAGAAAAGAAATTGTTTCTAAATTAGAAAAATTGATTGTTCAAAATCTAAAAGATTTGAATATGAAACACGCTGATTTTCAGGTCGAATTTGAAAAAATTTCTGATTTCAATGAAAAAGGTTATGATTCATTGGATTTTCTAATTAAAACAAATTTAGGGCAAGAATTAAAACCAATGGCATCTATTGCATCTGGTGGAGAAATTTCACGAATTATGCTCGGATTTAAGTCAGTTATATCAGATTTTGAAGATATCAATACTCTTATTTTTGACGAAATTGATACTGGAATCAGCGGTAGGACGGCATTGGTAGTAGGTGAAAAACTTATTGATTTATCAAAAGATAAGCAAGTGATTTCAATAAGTCATTTACCTCAAATAGCTTCATTGAGCGATAATCACATTTTAATTGAAAAGATTGATTGTAATAACGAAACAAAATCAATTTTAAAAGTATTAACTCCTGAAGAAAAGGTAAATGAAATTTCGAGATTGATCGGTGGAATAAACATAACAGAAACTACAATTGAACAAGCAAAATTAATGATCAATCAAGCAAATGAATTAAAAAATGATAGGAGATAA